A genomic region of Gordonia crocea contains the following coding sequences:
- a CDS encoding VanW family protein, producing MSAPTNRRRRRLATTGRVAAASLLVFSAVTGADAWATHGRTARGTTVADLPLSNKVRVDVDKGLDDLRQVIAAPVRVRTSSGHAQFTAEQLGLSFDEGRTINRAMEQPHNPLTRFLAVFGVKRHVRPVVTVDRTKFDKALDSERKTLEKAAVEGGVHYTVDGDRVTAHPDMPASGLRINRDRAAELIAAHWLDGDEILFPMEQFYPTVTAAKVTATLDGPARAAVAKPITLKARGKTLELPPSRFAPLVTFGPDGKGGLAPQVDDDKLKAALAELGQTQSKPKSATFTMRGGRPTVVPGNSGFTVDWPATASTVASTVTGAERAADVAYRENKPRLTTEAARKLGVREVVSEFSTSGFSQTSGENIRRVANAVDGALVKPGNKFSLNNFTGPRGEAQGYVSSTIIDHGHASKAVGGGISQFATTLYNAAYFAGLEDITHTEHSYYISRYPEAREATVFEGAIDLVFRNNTPFGIYIETSWSSSAVSVRMWSTKTTNVESVTGTRHSYTDPPKLVLPKGENCLPSNGSRGFTTSNTRIVTDAKTGKVISRHTRTVKYDPEPNVTCK from the coding sequence ATGTCCGCCCCCACCAACCGCCGACGACGACGCTTGGCCACCACTGGCCGAGTGGCTGCGGCGTCCCTGTTGGTTTTCAGCGCGGTCACCGGAGCCGATGCGTGGGCCACACACGGCCGCACCGCCCGCGGCACGACGGTCGCCGATCTGCCGCTCAGCAACAAGGTCCGCGTCGACGTCGACAAGGGGCTCGACGACCTCCGCCAAGTCATCGCCGCGCCGGTGCGGGTGCGTACCTCGTCGGGGCACGCGCAGTTCACCGCCGAGCAACTCGGCCTCTCCTTCGACGAGGGGCGCACGATCAACCGGGCGATGGAGCAACCACACAACCCGCTGACCCGGTTCCTGGCCGTGTTCGGGGTGAAGCGCCACGTCCGCCCGGTCGTCACCGTGGACCGCACCAAGTTCGACAAGGCGCTCGACTCGGAGCGCAAGACGCTGGAGAAGGCCGCCGTGGAGGGCGGGGTGCACTACACCGTCGACGGGGATCGGGTGACCGCCCACCCGGACATGCCGGCCAGCGGGCTGCGGATCAATCGCGACCGGGCGGCGGAGTTGATCGCCGCGCACTGGCTCGACGGTGACGAGATCCTGTTCCCGATGGAGCAGTTCTATCCGACGGTCACCGCGGCGAAGGTCACCGCGACACTCGACGGCCCGGCCCGGGCGGCCGTCGCCAAGCCGATCACGCTCAAGGCGCGCGGCAAGACGCTCGAACTCCCGCCCAGCCGGTTCGCACCGCTCGTCACATTCGGCCCGGACGGCAAGGGCGGGCTCGCCCCGCAGGTCGACGACGACAAGCTCAAAGCCGCGTTGGCGGAGTTGGGCCAAACCCAGTCCAAGCCCAAGAGCGCGACCTTCACCATGCGCGGCGGACGGCCCACCGTGGTGCCGGGCAATTCCGGATTCACCGTCGACTGGCCGGCCACGGCCTCGACGGTGGCGTCGACCGTGACGGGCGCCGAACGCGCCGCCGATGTCGCGTACCGGGAGAACAAGCCACGCCTGACGACCGAGGCCGCCCGCAAGCTGGGGGTCCGGGAAGTGGTCAGCGAATTCTCCACGTCGGGGTTCTCCCAGACCTCCGGCGAGAACATCCGCCGCGTCGCGAACGCGGTCGACGGCGCGCTGGTGAAGCCGGGAAACAAGTTCTCGCTCAACAACTTCACCGGTCCGCGCGGCGAGGCGCAGGGCTATGTGTCGTCGACGATCATCGACCACGGGCACGCGTCGAAGGCGGTCGGCGGCGGCATCTCGCAGTTCGCGACCACCCTCTACAACGCGGCCTACTTCGCCGGGCTCGAGGACATCACCCACACCGAGCACAGCTACTACATCTCGCGATACCCCGAGGCGCGCGAAGCGACCGTGTTCGAGGGGGCGATCGACCTGGTGTTCCGCAACAACACCCCCTTCGGCATCTACATCGAGACGTCGTGGTCGTCGTCGGCGGTCTCGGTGCGGATGTGGAGCACCAAGACGACGAACGTCGAGTCGGTCACTGGTACCCGGCACTCGTACACCGATCCGCCGAAGCTGGTGCTGCCCAAGGGCGAGAACTGCCTGCCGTCCAACGGCAGCCGCGGGTTCACGACGTCGAACACCCGCATCGTCACCGACGCCAAGACGGGAAAAGTCATCTCGCGCCATACCCGGACGGTCAAGTACGACCCGGAACCCAACGTCACTTGCAAGTAG
- a CDS encoding acetyl-CoA C-acetyltransferase has protein sequence MATTPSNPAKKAAPARKAAAKKAAPKAASGSVSAFATAPKRKVAILGGNRIPFARQDKAYATASNQEMFTAVLSGLVSRFNLQGEQLGMVAGGAVLKHSRDFNLIRESVLGSELSPYTPAFDVQQACGTGLQAITAVSDGIASGRYDVAIGGGVDTTSDAPIGVSEAMRRQMLEVNRARSTGDRIKAALALATKLGIEIPRNGEPRTGLSMGEHAAITAKEFGIKREDQDKLAAASHQKMGKAYDSGFFDDLVTPYRGLTRDENLRPNSSVEKLATLKPVFGVSLGDATMTAGNSTPLSDGASAVLLSSEEWAAEKGLPVLAYFVDSETAAVDYVNGPDGLLMAPTYAVPRLLERNGLTLQDFDFYEIHEAFASVVLATLAAWESEEYCTERLGLSKALGSIDRNKLNVNGSSLAAGHPFAATGGRIVAQAAKQIKENGGGRALVSICAAGGQGVTAIIEG, from the coding sequence ATGGCCACCACCCCCAGCAATCCGGCGAAGAAGGCCGCCCCCGCCCGCAAGGCCGCTGCCAAGAAGGCGGCACCGAAGGCCGCCAGCGGTTCGGTGAGCGCGTTCGCCACCGCCCCGAAGCGCAAGGTCGCGATCCTCGGCGGCAACCGCATTCCGTTCGCGCGCCAGGACAAGGCCTATGCGACGGCCAGCAACCAGGAGATGTTCACCGCCGTCCTCTCGGGACTGGTGAGCCGCTTCAACCTGCAGGGTGAGCAGCTGGGCATGGTCGCCGGCGGCGCCGTGCTGAAGCACTCGCGCGACTTCAACCTGATCCGTGAGTCGGTGCTCGGCTCGGAGCTGTCGCCCTACACGCCGGCCTTCGACGTGCAGCAGGCGTGTGGCACCGGTCTGCAGGCCATCACCGCGGTCTCCGACGGCATCGCCTCGGGCCGTTACGACGTCGCCATCGGCGGTGGCGTCGACACCACCTCGGATGCGCCGATCGGTGTCTCCGAGGCGATGCGCCGCCAGATGCTCGAGGTCAACCGGGCCCGCAGCACCGGTGACCGGATCAAGGCCGCCTTGGCCCTGGCGACCAAGCTGGGCATCGAAATCCCCCGCAACGGGGAGCCGCGCACCGGGCTGTCGATGGGCGAGCACGCCGCCATCACCGCCAAGGAGTTCGGCATCAAGCGCGAAGACCAGGACAAGCTGGCCGCTGCGAGCCACCAGAAGATGGGCAAGGCCTACGACAGCGGCTTCTTCGACGACCTGGTCACCCCGTACCGCGGCCTGACCCGCGACGAAAACCTGCGCCCCAACTCGTCGGTGGAGAAGCTGGCCACCCTCAAGCCGGTGTTCGGCGTCTCCCTCGGCGACGCGACGATGACCGCGGGCAACTCGACTCCGCTGTCCGACGGCGCGTCGGCGGTGCTGCTCTCCTCGGAGGAGTGGGCGGCGGAGAAGGGCCTGCCGGTCTTGGCCTACTTCGTCGACAGCGAGACGGCGGCGGTCGACTACGTCAACGGCCCCGACGGCCTGCTGATGGCCCCGACCTACGCGGTGCCGCGGCTGCTCGAGCGCAACGGCCTGACCCTGCAGGACTTCGACTTCTACGAGATCCACGAGGCCTTCGCTTCTGTGGTGTTGGCCACACTGGCCGCGTGGGAGTCCGAGGAGTACTGCACCGAGCGCCTGGGCCTGTCCAAGGCGCTGGGTTCCATCGACCGGAACAAGCTGAATGTCAACGGATCGTCGCTGGCAGCGGGGCATCCGTTCGCCGCTACCGGCGGTCGAATCGTCGCGCAGGCCGCCAAGCAGATCAAGGAAAACGGTGGTGGCCGCGCCCTCGTTTCGATCTGTGCCGCCGGCGGCCAGGGCGTCACGGCGATCATCGAGGGCTGA